One window of the Chryseobacterium sp. CY350 genome contains the following:
- a CDS encoding 5-(carboxyamino)imidazole ribonucleotide synthase, with protein sequence MKIGILGGGQLGRMLIQEALKYDDDFYTLDPAADAPCHNISHFTQGSFNDYQTVLDFGRDKDVVTIEIEHVNADALAELENQGVKVVPNAQIIKTIQQKILQKEFYKSHDIPSPDFEIMDGSSDEIKIAFPFVQKLNTGGYDGKGVQIIRNSDDLKNLWTEDSVLENLVDIDKELSIIVAINENGETQTFPVTEMVADPKLNLLDFNICPVFLSEEIENQIDSITDKFLKAVNSPGLFAIELFLDKDGKVWVNETAPRLHNSGHQSQEGNANSQFEQMYRVVKNLPLADTDAIIYSGMLNLVGAEGYSGKVIYKGMEEVLKLPETYIHLYGKTETKPGRKMGHINVLADSREELMEKLVQVKSMVSVIA encoded by the coding sequence ATGAAAATAGGAATTTTAGGAGGCGGACAACTGGGAAGGATGCTCATTCAGGAAGCATTAAAGTATGATGACGACTTTTATACTTTAGATCCTGCGGCTGATGCGCCTTGTCACAATATTTCGCATTTTACACAGGGAAGTTTTAATGATTACCAAACTGTTTTAGATTTTGGACGAGATAAAGATGTTGTTACAATTGAGATAGAACACGTGAATGCTGATGCTTTAGCTGAGCTTGAAAACCAAGGTGTAAAAGTAGTTCCGAATGCTCAGATTATTAAAACAATTCAACAGAAAATCCTTCAGAAAGAATTTTATAAATCACACGATATTCCTAGTCCTGATTTTGAAATTATGGATGGAAGTTCAGATGAAATTAAAATTGCTTTTCCGTTTGTTCAGAAACTAAATACGGGAGGTTACGATGGAAAAGGTGTACAGATTATCCGCAATTCTGATGACCTGAAAAATCTTTGGACGGAAGATTCTGTTCTCGAAAATCTTGTGGATATTGATAAAGAACTTTCGATCATTGTGGCCATCAACGAAAACGGCGAAACCCAGACATTTCCCGTAACTGAGATGGTTGCCGACCCTAAGTTAAATTTACTCGATTTTAATATCTGTCCGGTTTTTTTAAGCGAAGAAATAGAAAACCAAATCGATTCAATTACTGATAAGTTTTTGAAAGCGGTCAATTCTCCGGGGTTATTTGCGATTGAATTATTTTTAGATAAAGACGGGAAAGTTTGGGTGAACGAAACGGCTCCAAGACTTCATAATTCTGGTCATCAAAGTCAGGAAGGCAACGCAAATTCACAATTTGAACAAATGTATCGTGTTGTGAAAAATCTTCCTTTAGCAGATACAGATGCTATTATTTATAGTGGAATGCTAAATTTAGTCGGGGCAGAAGGTTATTCGGGAAAAGTAATTTATAAAGGAATGGAAGAGGTTTTAAAACTTCCTGAAACATATATTCATCTTTATGGAAAAACGGAAACAAAACCTGGTAGAAAAATGGGTCACATCAATGTTTTGGCAGATTCCAGAGAAGAGCTGATGGAAAAATTGGTACAGGTAAAATCTATGGTGAGCGTGATTGCTTAG